The Spirosoma foliorum genome has a window encoding:
- a CDS encoding ArnT family glycosyltransferase codes for MNQKLFYSLVLVGLGALFFIPFLGGVRLFDWDEINFAECAREMIVLGDYLHVHIDFKPFYEKPPLFFWLQSMMMNVFGINEFSARLPNAICGIITLVYLYHIGKKLHGHRFGFLWALAYLGSVLPHLYFRSGIIDPFFNLFIFVSLVNVIFASWKRERLGGAMTVPKSEWTYILLGGIVLGLAILTKGPVAYLIVGLVLVTYWMLNRFRWFITPLQFLAFTAAASAGSLLWYGLDIYLNGPTLVREFIAYSIRLFSTPDAGHVGFPGYHIIILLVGCFPASIFGIRAFGSLFIERNYQREFRRWMLILFWIVLVLFSIVQSKIVHYSSLCYFPLTYFAALTLLQLEERKIQFNNWMRAGLLVIGGIYVAAIAGLPFLARRMDIVKAAADQDAFTQGNLNAKVEWTGWEAFPGVWLLIIIALALIWYNQREMARASVTLFIGVAMFVTFTLWLFIGRIEGISQDAAMRFFERAQGQNVYVKTYGYHSYGPFFYTRKQPVTNPNEYNLDWLLKGKIDKDVLFIRHASEEPTLLDSLPDVRKTGEENGFVFYRRKAK; via the coding sequence ATGAATCAAAAACTTTTCTATTCGCTGGTACTGGTCGGTTTAGGGGCCTTATTTTTTATCCCATTCCTGGGGGGCGTCCGACTGTTTGACTGGGATGAGATCAACTTCGCCGAATGCGCCCGCGAGATGATTGTGCTGGGCGACTATCTGCACGTTCACATTGATTTTAAGCCGTTTTACGAAAAACCACCCTTGTTTTTCTGGCTCCAGTCGATGATGATGAATGTCTTCGGGATCAACGAGTTTTCGGCCCGTTTACCGAATGCAATCTGCGGGATCATTACGCTGGTTTATCTCTATCATATCGGCAAAAAACTACATGGGCATCGGTTCGGGTTCTTGTGGGCGCTGGCATATTTAGGGTCCGTATTACCGCATCTTTATTTTCGATCGGGGATCATCGACCCATTTTTTAATCTGTTTATTTTCGTCAGCCTGGTCAATGTGATTTTTGCTTCCTGGAAGCGCGAACGACTGGGCGGGGCCATGACCGTACCCAAAAGCGAATGGACCTATATTTTGCTGGGTGGCATTGTACTGGGCCTGGCCATTCTGACCAAAGGCCCCGTAGCTTATCTGATTGTGGGCTTAGTGTTGGTTACGTACTGGATGTTGAATCGTTTCCGGTGGTTCATTACTCCGCTGCAATTTCTGGCCTTTACGGCAGCGGCCTCGGCGGGTTCGTTGCTTTGGTATGGCCTCGATATTTATCTGAACGGACCAACGCTGGTGCGCGAATTTATAGCTTATAGCATCCGGTTATTCAGTACGCCCGATGCGGGTCATGTTGGCTTTCCGGGCTACCATATTATTATTCTGTTAGTTGGTTGTTTTCCGGCGTCAATCTTCGGAATCCGTGCGTTTGGATCATTGTTTATCGAACGAAACTACCAGCGCGAGTTTCGGCGGTGGATGCTGATTTTGTTCTGGATAGTACTGGTTCTGTTCAGCATTGTTCAATCGAAAATCGTCCATTATTCGTCGCTTTGCTATTTTCCCCTGACGTACTTCGCTGCGCTGACACTCCTACAGTTGGAAGAGCGTAAAATTCAGTTTAACAACTGGATGCGGGCAGGTTTGCTGGTTATCGGTGGAATTTATGTGGCCGCTATTGCGGGTCTGCCGTTTCTGGCCCGACGTATGGATATTGTGAAGGCTGCGGCCGATCAGGATGCGTTTACTCAGGGGAACCTGAACGCCAAAGTAGAGTGGACCGGCTGGGAAGCATTTCCGGGTGTATGGCTACTGATTATTATTGCCCTGGCCCTGATCTGGTATAATCAGCGCGAAATGGCTCGTGCTTCAGTAACACTTTTCATTGGTGTAGCGATGTTCGTAACGTTCACGCTCTGGTTATTCATTGGTCGTATCGAAGGAATTTCACAGGATGCCGCTATGCGTTTTTTTGAGCGGGCTCAGGGGCAGAATGTATACGTGAAAACCTACGGTTATCATAGCTACGGCCCCTTTTTCTATACGCGAAAACAACCTGTTACGAATCCTAATGAATACAACCTGGATTGGTTACTAAAAGGCAAAATCGATAAAGACGTTTTATTCATTCGCCATGCTTCTGAGGAGCCAACCCTGCTCGATTCGCTTCCTGACGTTCGAAAAACAGGAGAGGAAAATGGATTCGTTTTTTATCGGCGAAAGGCGAAGTGA
- a CDS encoding outer membrane beta-barrel protein — MKKQFSLLAACLCGIGFVNAQTTPTYSTTSTTSPTYTSPVTTDSTNSMNSSSTMDNNSTNSNNSTNSNSSTTNSTYSTNSMASPADGTTTTVSTETYSTTDRPERTKAKDYKNFVFGIYAGLNSTKLKGETTGGDISGRVGYQAGFFVRGGGRLFGQLGAEYFASSSNYFTKGDGQTASQIQDQINIQYVQIPVYIGYKLLQSDRGISAIRLQVGLEYANRISSSSGNFNLTNAEIKSGTFNGLGQLGFDIGPLLIDLTYHYGLSDSIKNPTNGNTTSTGFAGSQRRILSASVGFKF; from the coding sequence ATGAAAAAGCAATTTTCCCTCCTGGCAGCTTGCCTGTGTGGTATCGGGTTCGTGAATGCCCAAACCACACCCACGTATTCGACAACGAGTACAACAAGTCCTACGTACACATCGCCAGTTACGACTGATAGTACGAACTCGATGAACAGCAGCTCGACGATGGACAACAATTCTACGAATAGCAATAATTCTACGAATAGCAATTCGTCGACTACGAACAGCACCTATTCAACGAACAGCATGGCAAGTCCTGCTGATGGTACAACAACGACCGTTTCAACGGAAACCTATTCGACCACGGATCGGCCAGAACGCACCAAAGCGAAAGATTACAAAAACTTCGTCTTTGGTATTTATGCCGGTTTGAACTCAACTAAACTAAAAGGCGAAACAACGGGTGGCGACATCTCGGGCCGAGTAGGTTACCAGGCTGGTTTCTTTGTGCGGGGTGGTGGCCGACTCTTCGGTCAATTAGGGGCTGAATACTTTGCCTCTAGTTCAAATTATTTCACGAAAGGTGATGGTCAGACAGCTAGCCAAATTCAGGATCAGATCAATATTCAGTACGTTCAAATCCCGGTTTATATCGGTTATAAACTGCTGCAATCAGATCGGGGAATTTCGGCTATTCGCTTGCAGGTTGGTCTTGAATATGCCAATCGGATCAGTTCCAGCAGCGGTAATTTCAACCTGACCAATGCCGAAATCAAAAGCGGTACCTTTAATGGTCTGGGTCAGCTAGGGTTTGATATTGGTCCGTTGCTGATCGATCTGACTTATCACTATGGCTTAAGCGATTCGATCAAAAACCCAACCAATGGTAACACAACCTCAACAGGTTTTGCCGGTTCGCAACGTCGTATCCTGAGTGCTAGTGTAGGATTTAAATTCTAA
- the pgi gene encoding glucose-6-phosphate isomerase gives MLANHRFTDLPAYAQLQAHYDGLKDRHLRDLFAEDPERFNTFSRQFEDILLDFSKNRITAETLSLLVQLAEQAELKSAIKKMFSGDKINRTEDRAVLHVALRNRSNTPILVDGADVMPDVNAVLNHMKSFTERIRSGEWKGYTGEAITDVVNIGIGGSDLGPVMVTEALKPYADDKKLRVHFVSNVDGVHIYETLQTVKPETTLFLIASKTFTTQETMTNAQTARQWFLDAAKDEAAIAKHFAALSTNQKDVEKFGIDPDNMFGFWDWVGGRYSLWSAIGLSIALYVGFDKFEELLDGAHAMDLHFHDTPLDQNLPVILGLVGIWYNNFFGAQTEAILPYDQYMHRFAAYFQQGDMESNGKSVDRAGHPVDYQTGPIIWGEPGTNGQHAFYQLIHQGTKLIPCDFLAPAVSQRPIGEHHKILMANYFAQTEALMNGKTEGEAAEELRKTGKSEEEIKALTPFKMFSGNRPTNSILFKKLTPYTLGSLIAMYEHKIFTQGVIWDIFSFDQWGVELGKQLASRILPELQNDEPISSHDSSTNGLMNAFKTMRAA, from the coding sequence ATGCTCGCCAATCATCGATTTACCGACTTACCGGCTTATGCCCAACTGCAAGCTCATTATGATGGTCTGAAAGATCGCCATCTGCGTGATTTGTTTGCCGAAGACCCAGAGCGGTTTAATACGTTCAGCCGTCAGTTTGAGGATATTCTGCTCGATTTCTCGAAAAACCGCATCACCGCCGAAACGTTGAGCCTACTTGTACAACTCGCCGAACAGGCTGAGTTAAAGAGTGCTATCAAGAAAATGTTCTCGGGCGATAAAATCAACCGGACTGAAGATCGCGCCGTATTACACGTTGCCCTGCGCAATCGTTCCAACACGCCTATCTTGGTGGATGGTGCCGATGTTATGCCAGATGTCAATGCAGTGCTGAACCACATGAAATCCTTTACCGAGCGGATTCGGTCGGGTGAATGGAAAGGTTACACAGGTGAAGCGATTACCGACGTCGTCAATATTGGCATCGGCGGTTCGGACCTTGGCCCCGTTATGGTGACCGAAGCACTGAAACCGTATGCCGATGATAAAAAACTGCGGGTGCATTTCGTTTCGAACGTCGATGGCGTACACATCTACGAAACGCTGCAAACGGTCAAGCCCGAAACTACGCTGTTCCTGATCGCATCGAAAACGTTCACTACGCAGGAAACCATGACCAATGCCCAAACAGCACGTCAGTGGTTTTTAGATGCCGCCAAAGACGAAGCCGCTATTGCCAAACACTTTGCCGCGCTATCAACCAATCAGAAAGATGTGGAGAAATTCGGCATCGATCCCGACAATATGTTCGGTTTCTGGGATTGGGTTGGTGGTCGTTACTCGCTCTGGTCAGCTATTGGTTTATCCATTGCGCTCTATGTCGGTTTCGACAAGTTTGAAGAACTGCTGGATGGCGCTCATGCAATGGACCTCCATTTCCACGACACTCCCCTCGACCAGAACCTGCCCGTTATTTTAGGGCTGGTGGGTATCTGGTACAACAATTTCTTTGGCGCACAAACCGAAGCCATTCTACCCTACGACCAATACATGCACCGGTTCGCGGCTTATTTCCAGCAAGGCGATATGGAAAGTAATGGCAAATCGGTTGATCGGGCTGGTCATCCTGTTGATTATCAAACGGGTCCAATTATCTGGGGCGAACCCGGCACCAATGGTCAGCACGCGTTTTACCAGCTCATTCACCAGGGCACTAAATTAATTCCCTGCGATTTTCTGGCACCAGCCGTGAGCCAACGGCCCATTGGCGAGCATCATAAAATTTTAATGGCCAATTATTTTGCGCAAACCGAAGCGCTTATGAACGGCAAAACGGAAGGCGAAGCGGCCGAAGAACTCCGCAAAACGGGCAAAAGCGAAGAGGAAATCAAAGCACTGACCCCATTCAAGATGTTCTCGGGCAATCGCCCTACGAATTCTATTCTGTTCAAGAAACTGACGCCTTACACGCTCGGCAGCCTAATCGCCATGTATGAGCACAAAATATTCACACAGGGCGTTATCTGGGACATTTTTAGCTTCGATCAGTGGGGTGTTGAATTGGGCAAACAACTAGCCAGCCGAATCCTGCCTGAATTACAGAATGATGAGCCTATTAGCTCACACGACAGCTCGACCAATGGCTTAATGAATGCGTTTAAAACCATGCGAGCCGCGTAA